The following proteins are encoded in a genomic region of Pikeienuella piscinae:
- a CDS encoding PaaI family thioesterase, whose product MTGAATQEEKARRDAALERLTLTSPYHRFIGVSFVRMGDELTARLAYSEHLIGNPLIPALHGGVTGALLEITAIMQLAWDELWRGMEAGGAEAAAIHAGRLPKLPKTIDLTIDYLRSGRPRDAYARATVQKAGRRVANVRVEAWQDSRDRPIAAAHGHFLMQNAG is encoded by the coding sequence CACAGGAAGAAAAGGCCCGCCGCGACGCCGCGCTGGAGCGGCTGACGCTGACCTCGCCCTATCACCGCTTCATCGGCGTCAGCTTCGTGCGCATGGGGGACGAGTTGACCGCCCGGCTGGCCTATTCGGAGCATCTGATCGGCAATCCGCTGATCCCGGCGCTCCACGGCGGCGTCACCGGCGCGCTGCTGGAGATCACGGCGATCATGCAACTGGCCTGGGACGAACTCTGGCGGGGCATGGAGGCCGGCGGCGCCGAAGCGGCGGCGATCCATGCGGGACGCTTGCCGAAACTCCCGAAAACCATTGATCTCACCATCGACTATCTCCGCTCCGGCCGACCGCGCGACGCCTACGCCCGCGCCACCGTGCAGAAGGCGGGGCGCCGGGTGGCGAATGTGCGCGTCGAGGCCTGGCAGGATTCGCGCGACCGGCCGATCGCGGCTGCGCACGGACATTTCCTGATGCAGAATGCCGGCTGA
- a CDS encoding MAPEG family protein, giving the protein MNPPAIAAFYSGLNALILLWLTVEVVLRRRSGRISLGDGGDEVMNRLIRGHANATETMPIALILLILAELLGAPGLALHGLGVLLTVGRLLHGLRFTGRGPMAFRLYGMAATLIATVLLALCVIGLAAGRLF; this is encoded by the coding sequence ATGAACCCTCCCGCCATCGCCGCTTTCTACAGCGGCCTGAACGCCTTGATCCTGCTCTGGCTCACGGTCGAAGTGGTGCTGCGTCGGCGTTCCGGGCGGATCAGCCTTGGCGACGGCGGCGACGAAGTGATGAACCGACTGATTCGCGGTCACGCCAATGCAACCGAGACGATGCCGATCGCCCTGATCCTGCTGATTCTCGCCGAACTGCTCGGCGCGCCCGGTCTCGCTCTGCATGGTCTCGGCGTTCTGCTGACGGTCGGACGGCTTCTCCACGGCCTGCGGTTCACCGGACGCGGCCCGATGGCGTTTCGCCTTTACGGAATGGCGGCCACGCTGATCGCAACGGTCCTGCTTGCGCTCTGCGTAATCGGCCTCGCCGCCGGGCGGCTCTTCTGA
- a CDS encoding TldD/PmbA family protein, whose translation MGPRELAAALVEAARRAGATSADALAVESRDVSVSVRGGALEEAESAEASDYGLRVLIGRRQASVSASDPAPSVIAELAARAVAMARVAPEDEWCGLPDESGLADPSRLPDLDLDDPAPAPAPSALRELAERAEAAALGEKGVTQVESAGAGWRRAIVAYAASNGFAGSYARTGASLSVSAVAGAGLKMETDYDFAARTHAADLPAPEEIGVRAGRRAAERLNPRRAKTGAWPVLFDRRVAGSLVGHLLGAINGAAVARGASWLKDRMDEPVLAPGFDLVDDPHRRRGAGSRPFDGEGMALSPRGLIENGVLKGWTLDSATARRLGLPAPGGARRGVGGAPQPGTSNLTLSEGARSPEELIGEMGEGLIVTSLIGSSISATTGAYSRGASGFWVEDGEIAFPVNELTIAGALPEFLRRMTPANDSDRTKALITPSLLVEGLTVASG comes from the coding sequence ATGGGGCCGCGCGAACTCGCGGCCGCGCTCGTCGAAGCAGCGCGGCGAGCAGGCGCGACGAGCGCCGACGCGCTCGCCGTCGAGAGCCGGGACGTCAGTGTCTCGGTCCGGGGCGGCGCGCTGGAGGAGGCGGAAAGCGCGGAGGCGTCGGATTACGGGCTGCGCGTCCTGATCGGACGCCGGCAGGCCTCCGTTTCCGCCTCCGACCCCGCCCCGTCGGTCATCGCGGAGCTTGCCGCGCGCGCGGTCGCAATGGCCCGCGTCGCGCCCGAGGATGAATGGTGCGGTTTGCCGGATGAGTCCGGACTCGCGGACCCCTCGCGCCTGCCTGATCTCGATCTTGACGATCCGGCGCCAGCGCCAGCCCCGAGCGCCCTGCGCGAACTGGCGGAACGCGCGGAGGCGGCGGCGCTCGGCGAAAAGGGCGTGACGCAGGTCGAGAGCGCCGGCGCCGGGTGGCGGCGCGCCATCGTCGCTTACGCCGCCTCGAACGGCTTCGCCGGCTCCTATGCTCGCACCGGCGCCTCGCTCTCGGTCTCAGCCGTCGCTGGCGCCGGGCTCAAGATGGAGACGGATTACGACTTCGCCGCCCGAACCCACGCCGCCGACCTGCCGGCGCCGGAGGAGATCGGCGTGCGAGCCGGGCGGCGCGCGGCGGAGCGGCTGAACCCGCGCCGCGCGAAGACCGGCGCCTGGCCGGTGCTTTTCGACCGGCGCGTCGCGGGATCTCTGGTCGGACATCTCCTCGGCGCGATCAACGGCGCCGCGGTGGCGCGCGGGGCGAGCTGGCTCAAGGACCGGATGGACGAACCGGTGCTGGCGCCGGGGTTCGATCTGGTCGATGACCCGCACCGGCGTCGCGGCGCCGGCTCGCGCCCGTTCGACGGCGAAGGGATGGCGCTTTCGCCACGCGGGCTGATCGAGAACGGGGTGCTGAAGGGCTGGACGCTGGACAGCGCGACGGCGCGGCGGCTCGGCCTGCCGGCGCCCGGCGGCGCCCGGCGCGGGGTGGGCGGGGCGCCGCAACCCGGGACCTCGAACCTCACGCTGAGCGAGGGCGCGCGAAGCCCGGAGGAGTTGATCGGCGAAATGGGCGAAGGGTTGATCGTGACCTCGCTCATCGGTTCGTCGATTTCCGCCACCACCGGCGCCTACAGCCGCGGCGCCTCCGGCTTCTGGGTCGAGGACGGCGAGATCGCCTTTCCGGTGAACGAGTTGACCATCGCCGGCGCGCTCCCCGAATTCCTGCGCCGGATGACGCCAGCGAACGACTCGGACCGCACGAAAGCGTTGATCACGCCGAGCCTGCTGGTCGAGGGGCTGACCGTTGCCTCCGGCTGA
- a CDS encoding MATE family efflux transporter, with translation MPAEAGVVLDRRRVLRIALPIVFANATVPLLGVVDTGVVGQLGAAAPIGAVGLGAIIITFIYWIFGFLRMGTAGLTAQALGAGDAREATALLVRGLLIAGASGALIILLHKPLFALGFRIAPGSAEVEALAGGYLAIRAFGAPAAIAAFAITGWLIAAERTRAVLALQLWVNGLNIALDFVFVLGLDWGVQGVAAATIIAEWSGACFGLWLCRRAFAGTAWRAPALIFQADRLRRMAAVNSDIMIRSILLEIGIAVFVFRSAALGDVALAANQVLLQFILITSHALDGFAFAAEALVGRAMGARNAAALRRAAILSSQLAGLLVVALAAAFVFAGPWIIAMMTTATEVRATAESLLPWLILAPLVGMPAFMLDGVFIGATRTRDMRNAMIVSLALYLTLIFTLASVFGASGLWAALLFFFAARGVTLGLRYPALEAAAGRA, from the coding sequence ATGCCGGCTGAAGCTGGCGTCGTCCTCGATCGGAGACGCGTGCTCAGGATCGCGCTGCCGATCGTCTTCGCCAACGCCACCGTGCCGCTGCTGGGCGTTGTCGACACCGGCGTCGTCGGACAACTCGGCGCCGCGGCGCCGATCGGCGCCGTCGGCCTCGGCGCGATCATCATCACCTTCATCTACTGGATTTTCGGATTTCTCCGGATGGGCACCGCCGGCCTGACCGCACAGGCGCTCGGCGCCGGTGACGCGCGGGAGGCGACGGCGCTGCTGGTGCGCGGCCTCCTCATCGCCGGCGCATCCGGCGCGCTGATCATCCTTCTCCACAAACCGCTTTTCGCGCTCGGCTTCCGCATCGCGCCGGGGTCGGCCGAGGTGGAGGCACTAGCGGGCGGGTACCTCGCGATCCGCGCATTCGGCGCGCCCGCGGCGATCGCCGCCTTCGCCATCACCGGCTGGTTGATCGCGGCCGAGCGGACGCGCGCTGTTCTCGCGCTTCAACTCTGGGTCAACGGACTGAACATCGCGCTCGATTTCGTCTTCGTTCTCGGCCTCGACTGGGGCGTCCAGGGTGTCGCGGCGGCGACGATCATCGCCGAGTGGTCGGGCGCCTGTTTCGGGCTCTGGCTCTGTCGGAGGGCGTTCGCCGGAACTGCATGGCGCGCCCCGGCGCTGATCTTTCAGGCTGACCGGCTGCGCAGGATGGCCGCAGTCAACAGCGATATCATGATCCGCTCGATCCTGCTCGAGATCGGAATCGCGGTGTTCGTCTTCCGCTCCGCCGCGCTCGGCGATGTCGCGTTGGCGGCGAACCAGGTGTTGCTCCAGTTCATTCTCATCACCTCGCACGCGCTCGACGGGTTCGCCTTCGCGGCGGAAGCGCTGGTCGGGCGGGCGATGGGGGCGCGCAACGCCGCCGCGCTCCGGCGCGCGGCGATTCTTTCCTCGCAGCTGGCCGGCCTGCTGGTGGTGGCGCTGGCCGCCGCTTTCGTGTTCGCTGGTCCCTGGATCATCGCGATGATGACCACGGCGACGGAGGTGCGCGCGACGGCGGAATCGCTCTTGCCGTGGCTGATCCTCGCCCCGCTCGTCGGGATGCCGGCATTCATGCTCGACGGCGTGTTCATCGGCGCGACCCGGACCCGCGACATGCGGAACGCGATGATCGTCTCGCTGGCGCTCTATCTGACGCTCATATTCACACTCGCGTCGGTCTTCGGGGCGTCCGGGCTCTGGGCGGCGCTGCTCTTCTTCTTCGCCGCGCGCGGGGTCACGCTCGGCCTGCGCTATCCTGCGCTGGAGGCGGCGGCGGGGCGGGCCTGA